TTCAAGTCAAATCCATCCGGAGAAGTTGGTTCTGCAATCTCTTCAAAGCTAACAATGTCTTTCAAAGAGAATTTCCGTCCCTGATCAGGTAAGTGGGACATAAAAGTAAAGATATATTCTGTAGAGAACCCAGCAGCCGCAATAACACGAGATTTGGTGTGATCAGTCGAGGAGCAAAGTGGAAGATCATCGAGAGTATAGCTACACTCAATCGGGTGCAACCTACAGAAATCCACCTCAAGACGTATTGGCCAACCCAGTGGAAGAACTAGGTGTGATTGAAAGACTAAAGGAATTAGTCCTCCACCAATGGCAGGGCTGATGGCCTCAAATTTTATGTAGATGGAATAAGGATTACTGGAATATACTATCACCAGCTTGTGAAATTCAAAATCCGTCTTCTgttaattatcatatattaatGAGTTTTGTTAGAAGTATAAACCACAATgtattaattatcaaataataataataactcacATGTTGAGCATTGAAGTAGACCAAAGGCAACAGTGCGTATGAGTAAAAAGTTTCGGGGTTACAAATAAGATTCATCATAGCAAAGTCCGAACCCTGAGCTcagaaaacaaacaaacaaatgaaTCCAACATCATCATCGAAtccaacaaataaatagataagTTTTTTTGCTAACCTCCAGCCGCATAAACTCTTCGGAATCGAGGCCGtctatttcttcttcatcagaATCAGATTCAGGAATGAAGTCTTTGTAGACGTAAGCATCGGCAATCAATCGCATTGCCTTAAACCTCTCTATCTGTGACGAGAAATATCTGgacacatcatcatcatcggtGCTCGACATCCTTTGAAACCCTAGCTTACCTTAGCTTAGGTTATGCCGAAATTAATTAACATCATAATTAATCTCTcaatgtattatttatatataatttatgtggGCCTCAATTCCTCCTGGGCCAATGCGATCGGGCCGCCGAACCACATCATCGTCTGCCATTTTCGATTTTTGAGTCTTCcttttctctctattttattGACTCATTAACAATGATTtcatttttacttaattaaaaaaaattattttgaaaacgaGTCGATTTTTTTAGACGCAcaaataattagtattattcAAATTAGAATAAATAGTGGTTAATTGaatttacttaattaaaaacactaactaattaatttattaagttaactCAATAGATTGGTatgatataactaaaaaaaattaaagagtaccaattaaatatatatttaaattttattcaaaattttatcattcaaacatttactcttataaaataaaacacaaattaaaaaccaaatataaattagaataaaaataatataatttgatactaaaaataatcacctaaaacataataaatgaaATCTTTTTTCGAGCCTTTGTAACTATTTTTTCACAATTTGTtctatgaaaaataattttcctTTGTGGGTAGGGTAGAGTGCTTGTACTTATAGTGAAGAGTAGCCACTTCTTTCACATTTTCACGATCCATAGTTATTGATatcaaatttcaatatttttagcACTTAAATGCTCAAAATCTTGTAATTAGTTTGTCTTTTATGTCATtcaaaatatcccaaaatataacaatcttcatcattttttctctatatttcTTCTAAGTTGTTGAATCTCGTATATCATTGAAGTGAGAAATTTGAGTCGATGATCGACATCATCACAATAATAATCATCCTAAAGGTTAATGATACTTTGATACCGACACTTTATAGTTTTGCATGATCTCTATAATATAGTTCATAAGAACTTGTGGGTCCCGAAAATCCCTTTGTCCCCTAAGAGTTTTTAATaggttttattttgaattttattagcCTCAATTTGTATGtcgaaaatattttgtttaaaagatttataaaaaatgtattttgacatttttaaaattaattataataataattaatttttgataaaatttaaacaatcttttggatttaaaataattaaaccataatttaattaaaataaatcattaataattaatttaaataattattaatttgattaatgagtcgtcaaatgatttttaaattaaaatcaataaaatatgtgtgtatatatgtatataaataattttattagatattGTATTAAGTTCGATGTTTGGTGATATTCGTAAAAGGTTTCGCACTATATCTTCTATAACCGTTAAAAAATGGTCTCTAATACATAAAGTTTTGactatttgtttgaaaa
This is a stretch of genomic DNA from Impatiens glandulifera chromosome 4, dImpGla2.1, whole genome shotgun sequence. It encodes these proteins:
- the LOC124933745 gene encoding uncharacterized protein LOC124933745 — translated: MSSTDDDDVSRYFSSQIERFKAMRLIADAYVYKDFIPESDSDEEEIDGLDSEEFMRLEGSDFAMMNLICNPETFYSYALLPLVYFNAQHKTDFEFHKLVIVYSSNPYSIYIKFEAISPAIGGGLIPLVFQSHLVLPLGWPIRLEVDFCRLHPIECSYTLDDLPLCSSTDHTKSRVIAAAGFSTEYIFTFMSHLPDQGRKFSLKDIVSFEEIAEPTSPDGFDLKYKIIVNTFKTKDASYDLGPLEVVVAFRHDLKEMEMISIVEKEVPNETKDEECRDNVTVP